The Fervidibacillus albus genome contains a region encoding:
- a CDS encoding YeiH family protein, whose protein sequence is METVEQRKMKSFPMIGGIGFTFLIAAIGWGLAQLPGFERLGPMALAIIIAIIYRQIWDYPISIHQGVQFSAKMILRFAIVLYGLRLNIQLIIQDGLGLLAIDGFVIIFAIGMTVLIAKKMNADPSISLLVGIGTGVCGAAAIAAVSPILKSKDEDTAISVGLIALIGTVFALLYSFLFPLLPIDAESYGIWSGISLHELAHVALAGGVAGQDALAIALLAKLGRVFLLIPLSFTLLYLEKRKGRNNEKTKIAFPWFLIGFVVMSMIGSYITTYNPMGAASLLDPIADVSSFLLTMAMVGLGLNIHLQQVRKKALKPLTTLVITSILLSIVTIGIAMFL, encoded by the coding sequence ATGGAAACTGTAGAACAACGAAAAATGAAATCTTTCCCGATGATCGGTGGCATTGGTTTTACTTTTCTCATTGCGGCTATCGGTTGGGGATTGGCACAACTACCGGGATTCGAACGGCTCGGTCCGATGGCTCTTGCCATTATTATCGCAATTATTTATCGACAAATTTGGGATTATCCTATTTCTATTCACCAAGGCGTCCAATTTTCAGCAAAAATGATTTTACGTTTCGCAATCGTTTTGTACGGACTTCGATTAAATATTCAATTGATTATTCAAGATGGATTAGGCCTTCTTGCTATCGATGGATTCGTCATTATTTTTGCTATTGGGATGACGGTGCTCATTGCTAAAAAAATGAACGCCGATCCGTCCATTTCATTACTCGTCGGTATCGGTACCGGTGTATGTGGGGCTGCTGCGATTGCGGCCGTCAGTCCAATTTTAAAATCAAAGGATGAAGATACAGCTATATCCGTCGGTTTAATCGCATTGATCGGTACGGTTTTCGCTTTACTTTATTCGTTTCTTTTTCCGCTTTTGCCGATCGATGCTGAATCTTACGGCATTTGGTCAGGCATTAGTTTGCATGAACTCGCCCACGTCGCCCTTGCTGGGGGTGTAGCCGGTCAAGATGCCCTTGCCATAGCTTTACTAGCCAAACTCGGTCGTGTCTTTTTGCTCATTCCTCTTTCCTTTACATTACTGTATTTGGAAAAAAGAAAAGGGAGAAACAACGAAAAAACGAAAATTGCCTTCCCTTGGTTTTTAATCGGCTTTGTTGTGATGAGTATGATCGGAAGTTATATTACCACCTATAATCCAATGGGAGCGGCAAGTCTCCTCGATCCGATCGCCGACGTTTCTTCCTTCCTTTTAACGATGGCGATGGTCGGGCTCGGACTGAATATTCACTTGCAACAAGTTCGAAAAAAAGCGTTAAAACCGTTAACAACACTCGTTATCACATCGATTTTGTTATCCATTGTAACGATTGGAATCGCAATGTTTTTATAA
- the glf gene encoding UDP-galactopyranose mutase — MNVDYLVVGSGLFGSTFAYEAAKRGKKVKVIERRNHIGGNVYTEQIEGIQVHRYGAHIFHTNDKKIWDYVNEFAEFNRYTNSPIANYKGEIYNLPFNMNTFNKLWGVVTPQEAKAKIEEQKRKANIMKPKNLEEQAISLVGTDIYEKLIKGYTEKQWGRKATELPAFIIKRLPVRFTYDNNYFNDRYQGIPIGGYTQIIEKMLASDLIDVELNTDFFEKKEMYLQQYPKIVYTGMIDQFFDYRYGELEYRSLHFKTAILDQENYQGNAVVNYTDAETPFTRVIEHKHFEFGTQPKTVITKEYPKTWTKGDEPYYPLNDVVNNEKFKKYRTLADELPNVLFGGRLGMYKYYDMHQVIAAALSVVKKEFSE; from the coding sequence ATGAATGTCGATTATTTAGTTGTCGGATCCGGCTTGTTCGGAAGCACGTTCGCTTACGAAGCGGCGAAACGAGGAAAAAAAGTAAAAGTCATCGAACGGAGAAATCATATCGGTGGAAACGTGTATACGGAACAAATCGAAGGAATTCAAGTACATCGATACGGGGCACATATTTTTCATACGAATGATAAAAAAATTTGGGATTATGTGAACGAATTTGCCGAATTTAACCGTTACACGAATAGCCCGATTGCCAATTATAAAGGGGAAATATACAATTTGCCTTTTAATATGAATACGTTTAACAAATTATGGGGGGTCGTCACACCACAAGAGGCGAAAGCGAAAATCGAAGAACAGAAGCGGAAGGCAAATATTATGAAGCCGAAAAATTTGGAAGAACAAGCGATCTCCCTCGTTGGAACGGATATTTATGAAAAATTAATTAAAGGATATACGGAAAAACAGTGGGGACGAAAAGCAACGGAATTACCGGCTTTTATTATTAAACGGCTCCCGGTGCGTTTCACATATGATAACAACTATTTTAATGATCGATATCAAGGGATTCCAATTGGCGGTTATACGCAAATCATCGAAAAAATGTTAGCCAGTGACTTGATCGATGTGGAGTTGAATACGGACTTTTTTGAGAAAAAAGAGATGTATTTGCAACAATATCCGAAAATCGTTTATACGGGAATGATCGATCAATTTTTTGATTATCGCTATGGGGAATTGGAATACCGGAGCTTGCATTTCAAAACGGCTATTTTAGATCAAGAAAATTACCAAGGGAATGCTGTTGTCAATTATACGGATGCAGAAACTCCCTTTACCCGGGTAATTGAACATAAACATTTCGAATTCGGTACCCAGCCGAAAACGGTCATTACGAAAGAATATCCGAAAACTTGGACAAAAGGAGACGAACCGTATTACCCGTTGAACGATGTAGTGAACAATGAAAAATTTAAAAAATATCGGACATTGGCCGACGAATTGCCAAATGTTCTTTTTGGCGGACGGCTCGGCATGTATAAATATTACGATATGCACCAAGTGATCGCAGCGGCTTTGTCTGTTGTTAAAAAAGAATTTTCTGAATGA
- a CDS encoding glycosyltransferase family 2 protein, with the protein MKLLSVVVPCYNSQDYMRNCIESLLPGGEDVELLIVNDGSRDETAKIADEYATRYPTIVKAIHQENKGHGGAVNSGIQHASGCYLKVVDSDDWVDYDAYMKILHQLKSIIVKNETVDLLLSNFVFEKEGKKYKKVMKYENVFPQNTIFTWDEVGNFRKGQYIMMHSMIYRTELLRESGLKLPEHTFYVDNLFVFHPLQYVKTMMYLNENFYRYFIGRDDQSVNEKVMIKRIDQQLKVNKMMVDQFDVKKVINPRLRQYLINHLEIVTVISAIMLIRSGTEENLKKKEALWNYIEENNPELYQNLRYGALGKIMNIPGRIGRTITVGVYKISQKIVGFN; encoded by the coding sequence ATGAAATTATTATCAGTCGTCGTTCCGTGTTACAACTCACAAGATTATATGAGAAATTGCATCGAATCTCTTTTGCCCGGGGGAGAAGATGTGGAATTGCTGATAGTAAATGACGGTTCCCGAGACGAAACAGCCAAAATTGCCGATGAATACGCGACTCGTTATCCGACGATTGTCAAGGCGATTCATCAAGAAAATAAAGGGCATGGCGGTGCAGTAAATAGCGGGATTCAACATGCGTCCGGTTGTTATTTGAAAGTCGTCGATAGCGATGATTGGGTCGATTATGATGCGTATATGAAAATTTTGCATCAACTAAAATCGATTATTGTGAAAAATGAGACGGTCGACCTCCTACTGAGTAACTTCGTGTTTGAAAAGGAAGGAAAGAAATACAAAAAGGTAATGAAATATGAAAATGTATTTCCGCAAAACACGATTTTCACATGGGATGAGGTAGGCAATTTCCGGAAAGGCCAATATATTATGATGCATTCGATGATCTACCGCACGGAACTGTTGAGAGAAAGCGGATTGAAACTACCGGAACATACCTTTTACGTCGATAACTTATTTGTCTTTCATCCTTTACAATATGTAAAAACAATGATGTATTTAAACGAAAATTTTTACCGCTATTTTATCGGCCGTGATGACCAATCTGTTAATGAAAAAGTGATGATTAAACGAATTGACCAACAATTAAAAGTGAATAAGATGATGGTGGATCAATTCGATGTGAAAAAAGTAATTAATCCAAGACTCCGCCAATATTTGATTAATCATTTGGAAATCGTGACAGTAATTTCGGCAATTATGTTAATCCGTTCTGGCACGGAAGAAAATTTAAAAAAGAAAGAAGCGCTTTGGAATTATATTGAGGAAAATAATCCAGAACTTTATCAAAATCTTAGATACGGCGCATTAGGAAAAATTATGAACATACCAGGGAGGATTGGCCGAACGATTACGGTTGGGGTATATAAAATTTCGCAAAAAATAGTCGGATTTAATTAG
- a CDS encoding DUF1801 domain-containing protein — MNEVDQYMENVDEKWKDAFIQLKNVIDENIPKGFELVMQYGMPSYVVPLTKYPNGYHCNKDTPLPFLSFAAQKRYIALYHSGIYGDPQLLNWFQNEYPKHMDTKLNMGKSCIRFTNPKKIPYSLIGELVSKMSVEQWIRIYEKNVNQTTKK, encoded by the coding sequence GTGAACGAAGTCGATCAATATATGGAAAATGTAGATGAAAAATGGAAGGACGCCTTTATTCAGCTAAAAAACGTTATTGATGAAAATATCCCCAAGGGCTTTGAACTCGTCATGCAATATGGAATGCCATCTTATGTCGTTCCTTTAACGAAGTACCCGAACGGCTATCATTGTAATAAGGATACGCCCCTTCCGTTCCTTAGTTTTGCCGCACAAAAACGTTATATCGCATTATATCATTCGGGCATTTATGGCGACCCACAACTGCTAAATTGGTTTCAAAATGAATATCCGAAACATATGGATACGAAGTTGAATATGGGGAAAAGTTGCATTCGTTTTACCAATCCGAAAAAAATCCCTTATTCATTAATTGGCGAACTCGTTTCGAAAATGTCGGTTGAACAATGGATTCGAATTTATGAAAAAAATGTAAATCAAACGACAAAAAAATAA
- a CDS encoding ABC-ATPase domain-containing protein, with protein MEKLKRILQRIDGKGYKAYKDIQGSYIGNGFHLHIDYVQGDPFASPSRIRFVAHSLKHPFKSKWFEKPWRKIALEDFLTRQLGEGIRKRQKGKTGKSGTGKSGLISIDEPGQEVIMRTAVIAKTNEVEVRLSIGLPAVGRRILGKQAEVLLCHEVPEIVLAVIHHIQWKKLEEHITTADRQQAIRDYLKREKCICFVANGSILPRESGVSNRPLDRKKAISFQSPSSFERSIPLPDGTTVTGMVIPEGVTLIVGGGYHGKSTLLQAIERGVYNHLPGDGREYVITEETACKIRAEDGRRIEKVNISPFISNLPFGKDTDRFSTEDASGSTSEAANIMEALEMGSRSLLIDEDTSATNFLIRDARMQMLVSKDKEPIMPFIDRVRELYENHGVSSIIVLGGSGDYFDVADRVIMMDEYKPKDVTEEARSITKALNSRRQIEGTDSFTTKMNRKPVPISYESATGRKEKISAKGLSTILVGHSQIDLSSVEQLTDPSQTRAIAEMIRLLFRQYFQNGICLKEGIDRLYERIAKDGLDVISPYYGQHPGDYALPRPFEVAAAINRMRTLKIN; from the coding sequence ATGGAAAAACTCAAACGAATACTACAAAGAATCGATGGAAAAGGGTATAAAGCATATAAAGACATTCAAGGTTCTTACATTGGAAATGGTTTTCACTTACATATCGATTACGTTCAAGGTGATCCCTTTGCCTCTCCTTCTAGAATTCGCTTCGTCGCCCATTCATTAAAACATCCGTTTAAAAGCAAATGGTTTGAAAAGCCTTGGAGAAAAATTGCGTTGGAAGATTTTCTCACTCGTCAATTAGGAGAAGGGATTCGTAAGCGGCAAAAAGGGAAAACAGGAAAGAGCGGCACAGGAAAAAGCGGCTTAATTTCCATTGATGAACCCGGTCAAGAAGTAATCATGAGAACCGCAGTCATCGCCAAAACGAACGAAGTGGAAGTGCGACTGTCGATCGGTCTTCCTGCTGTCGGACGACGCATTCTAGGCAAACAGGCTGAAGTTCTCTTATGTCACGAAGTTCCAGAAATCGTGTTAGCAGTGATCCATCACATTCAGTGGAAAAAATTGGAGGAACATATTACGACTGCCGATCGTCAACAAGCCATTCGGGACTATTTAAAACGGGAAAAATGTATTTGTTTTGTGGCAAACGGATCGATTCTACCGAGGGAAAGCGGCGTAAGCAATCGTCCGCTCGATCGTAAAAAAGCCATTTCATTCCAATCTCCATCGTCATTCGAGCGATCGATCCCCCTTCCAGACGGAACAACGGTTACCGGTATGGTCATCCCAGAAGGCGTTACATTAATCGTCGGTGGTGGCTATCACGGGAAAAGTACGTTACTGCAAGCGATTGAAAGGGGAGTATACAATCATCTTCCTGGTGATGGTCGGGAGTACGTCATTACCGAAGAAACAGCATGTAAAATTCGAGCGGAAGACGGGAGACGAATAGAGAAAGTGAATATTTCTCCGTTTATTTCGAATCTTCCCTTTGGAAAAGACACGGACCGGTTTTCAACGGAAGATGCGAGCGGAAGTACATCGGAAGCCGCAAACATTATGGAAGCACTCGAAATGGGATCCCGTTCTTTGTTAATTGATGAGGATACGAGTGCAACCAATTTCCTCATTCGAGATGCACGAATGCAAATGCTCGTCAGTAAAGATAAAGAACCGATCATGCCCTTTATCGATCGGGTACGGGAATTGTACGAAAATCATGGGGTATCTTCCATCATCGTTCTCGGTGGGTCCGGCGATTATTTTGATGTTGCAGATCGGGTCATTATGATGGATGAATATAAACCAAAGGATGTGACAGAGGAAGCGCGCTCAATAACCAAAGCATTAAACAGCCGTCGTCAAATTGAAGGAACGGACTCGTTTACGACAAAAATGAATCGTAAGCCCGTTCCCATCAGCTACGAATCGGCAACTGGAAGAAAAGAAAAAATTTCCGCAAAAGGTTTATCAACAATCTTAGTTGGCCATTCACAAATCGATCTTTCTTCCGTCGAACAATTAACAGATCCGAGCCAAACGCGAGCTATCGCAGAAATGATTCGTCTGTTGTTCCGCCAATATTTTCAAAATGGTATTTGTTTGAAAGAAGGGATCGACCGACTGTACGAACGGATTGCAAAGGATGGTCTCGATGTGATCTCTCCTTACTATGGACAGCATCCCGGAGATTATGCCCTTCCTCGACCATTTGAAGTGGCCGCTGCTATTAATCGAATGCGAACATTAAAAATAAATTAG
- a CDS encoding GerAB/ArcD/ProY family transporter gives MNTKLTERQLRILVTLFIVGNSILFAPMILASEAKQDAWIASLIGIAIGCLIGLIYLYLYQMYPNHSLVEILEEVFGKWVGKIIGFSFFLFSFLLASIVLRNLGEFIVTEILPETPIQFVLYLILLVVIMGGRYGIHVIGRSAEILFIFFFFLYILFVLFLTPQFHLENIQPMFEEGIKPIFRASLVYIGFPFLESVVFLMIFQDVQNVQKIGRSFLMGIIIGGLMISFITFLSILVFSADFTARNIYASYILGKKISIGNFIERIEAVMAIIWMITIFLKLSILYYVSVKSFKQIFQFNQYRFLIFPFGIIMIVVALIVYPNIAYIYLFTLRIWFFYVASFGLLLPLILIIGIKLKKARWKKGHSNKGYSNNKTE, from the coding sequence ATGAATACGAAACTAACCGAAAGACAACTACGCATTCTCGTCACTTTATTTATTGTTGGCAATTCAATTTTATTTGCCCCAATGATATTAGCATCAGAGGCTAAGCAAGATGCTTGGATCGCCTCATTAATTGGAATAGCAATCGGATGTCTTATTGGTCTTATTTATTTGTATTTATATCAAATGTATCCGAATCACTCTTTGGTCGAAATCTTGGAGGAAGTATTCGGAAAATGGGTTGGAAAAATCATCGGTTTTTCGTTTTTTCTTTTCTCATTTTTATTGGCTTCTATCGTTTTACGGAATTTAGGGGAATTTATAGTTACGGAAATTTTACCAGAAACACCGATTCAATTTGTCCTTTATTTAATTTTATTAGTCGTCATCATGGGGGGGCGTTACGGAATCCATGTCATCGGACGATCAGCGGAAATTTTATTCATCTTCTTTTTTTTCTTATATATCCTATTCGTACTTTTTCTAACACCACAATTTCATTTGGAAAATATTCAACCGATGTTTGAAGAAGGAATCAAGCCGATTTTTCGTGCTTCCTTAGTGTATATCGGTTTTCCTTTCCTCGAATCCGTCGTTTTTTTAATGATTTTTCAAGACGTACAAAACGTTCAAAAAATTGGACGATCGTTTTTAATGGGGATTATAATCGGAGGGCTCATGATTTCATTTATTACATTTTTATCCATTCTCGTCTTTAGTGCGGATTTCACCGCAAGGAATATTTATGCAAGTTATATTTTAGGGAAAAAAATTAGTATTGGGAATTTTATCGAACGAATTGAAGCGGTTATGGCGATCATATGGATGATTACGATTTTTTTAAAATTATCCATTTTATATTACGTCTCGGTAAAAAGCTTCAAACAAATTTTTCAATTTAACCAATACCGGTTTCTTATTTTCCCTTTTGGAATCATCATGATTGTTGTCGCTTTAATTGTATACCCGAATATCGCTTATATTTATTTATTCACTTTGAGAATTTGGTTTTTTTATGTCGCAAGTTTTGGTTTGTTATTACCGCTTATATTAATAATTGGGATAAAATTGAAAAAAGCTCGTTGGAAAAAGGGTCATTCGAATAAAGGCTATTCCAATAATAAGACGGAATAG
- a CDS encoding Ger(x)C family spore germination protein produces the protein MSHPIKKFLLVISITFLLTGCWSRSELNDLAIVVAIGIDKDEDGEYLVSTQIVNPAEIASQSGSGAGTINYSPVTTYQTKAHTVMGAMRQLTTISPRKLYVAHIRMLVIGEEVAKEGIKDILDFLSRDHEFRPDFYITVTKNATAKEVLSVYTELEKIPANKLFDSLKMSEKNWAPTKGVFLDELMTNLVLDGKEPVLTAVTVKGDFKIGENQKNVQEMIQDAQLKYENIGVFKGDKLVGWLNTEESKGFNYIMGTVENTVGYISCPNGGHITKEQKNSKSKITQKMINGKPEIFVNIWTESNIAEVNCEIDLTLDTIKELEKRGSEEIEQHANRVIEKTQKEFQSDIFGFGELIHRKNPTAWKTLKENWNETFATMPIHVDVNLKFRRFGTIENSFIEEVGSSNEDN, from the coding sequence ATGAGTCATCCGATTAAAAAATTCCTTCTTGTTATCTCTATTACTTTTCTTTTGACTGGCTGTTGGAGCCGTAGCGAATTAAATGATTTAGCGATTGTCGTAGCCATTGGCATTGACAAAGACGAAGATGGTGAATATCTCGTTTCCACGCAAATAGTTAATCCTGCCGAAATTGCTTCACAAAGTGGAAGCGGTGCAGGGACGATTAATTATTCACCGGTTACAACGTATCAAACAAAGGCCCATACGGTTATGGGAGCAATGCGGCAACTGACGACAATTAGTCCCCGTAAGTTATATGTTGCCCATATTCGGATGCTTGTGATTGGGGAGGAAGTGGCCAAGGAAGGTATTAAAGATATATTAGATTTTTTATCTCGGGACCATGAATTCCGTCCAGATTTTTATATTACGGTAACGAAAAATGCGACGGCAAAAGAAGTATTAAGTGTTTATACGGAGTTGGAAAAAATACCTGCTAATAAACTATTCGATTCTTTAAAAATGTCAGAAAAAAACTGGGCGCCGACTAAGGGAGTGTTTCTTGACGAATTAATGACCAATTTAGTTTTAGATGGGAAGGAGCCTGTTTTAACCGCTGTAACGGTGAAAGGAGATTTTAAAATAGGTGAAAATCAAAAAAACGTACAAGAGATGATTCAAGATGCCCAATTGAAGTACGAAAATATCGGCGTCTTTAAAGGTGATAAACTTGTGGGTTGGCTGAATACGGAAGAAAGTAAAGGGTTTAATTATATTATGGGAACTGTGGAAAATACAGTCGGTTACATATCTTGTCCGAATGGAGGGCATATAACAAAAGAACAAAAAAATTCAAAATCCAAAATTACGCAAAAAATGATTAATGGAAAACCGGAAATATTCGTTAACATTTGGACGGAATCGAATATTGCCGAAGTAAATTGTGAAATCGATTTAACACTTGATACGATAAAGGAGTTAGAAAAACGCGGAAGTGAAGAAATTGAACAACATGCGAATAGGGTGATTGAAAAAACACAAAAGGAATTCCAATCGGATATTTTCGGTTTTGGAGAATTGATTCATCGAAAAAATCCTACGGCGTGGAAAACATTAAAAGAAAATTGGAATGAAACCTTTGCGACGATGCCGATCCATGTGGACGTTAACTTAAAATTTCGGCGTTTCGGTACTATAGAAAATTCGTTTATAGAGGAAGTCGGTTCATCCAATGAAGATAACTAA
- a CDS encoding spore germination protein, whose amino-acid sequence MRRTKRTKKPIPITKQNSSNQSRNEQRKTSSLPLFSTLAKNIDEILKAVGYSSDVTVRQVCLGEKCQSKVAFVFTDGLVDEGIINEFIISPIMNKDDVLAVSQFPLDELQKMVLQVGNVERLSDFESLFTSILSGDTVILVDGSDEGIVIDTKSWEGRNVTEPQTQTVIRGPHEGFTEGLRVNTSLIRRRIKDKNLWIETRQIGNRTKTDVAILYMKDIADEQVVNEVRSRLEKIQIDSILDSGNIEELIQDNTFTPFPTVHNSERPDAVAAGILEGRVAILVDGSPYGLIVPALFAQFLQAPEDYYQRFDFGFIRFLRYIGMLISLLAPSLYIAVTTFHQEMLKTTLLISIAAQREGIPFPAFVEALIMEITFELLREAGIRMPRAIGPAISIVGALVLGEAAVSASLVSPAMVIVVSITAISGFTFPSFSIGIPFRLFRFVLMALAASFGLFGIIIGLIAIIIHLCSLQSFGVPYMYPFAPFNFNDQKDVIFRVPLWMMKTRPQPIAGDYSFRMNQSDSSQKDRNRQLKRRNSHESSD is encoded by the coding sequence ATGCGCCGGACAAAACGAACGAAAAAACCGATACCAATTACAAAACAAAATTCCTCTAATCAATCGAGGAACGAACAAAGGAAAACGAGTTCATTACCGTTATTTTCGACATTAGCGAAAAATATTGATGAAATTTTAAAAGCGGTCGGCTATAGTTCGGACGTTACCGTTCGTCAAGTTTGTTTAGGTGAAAAATGTCAATCAAAAGTAGCCTTCGTTTTTACGGACGGTCTTGTGGATGAGGGAATTATTAATGAATTTATCATATCCCCCATTATGAATAAGGATGATGTGCTTGCTGTCTCCCAATTTCCTTTAGATGAATTACAAAAAATGGTATTACAAGTCGGGAACGTAGAAAGATTATCGGATTTTGAAAGTCTTTTTACTTCCATTCTTTCAGGGGATACGGTGATTTTAGTAGATGGGAGCGATGAAGGCATCGTCATCGATACGAAATCATGGGAAGGAAGAAACGTTACAGAACCGCAAACACAAACGGTGATTCGCGGTCCTCATGAAGGGTTTACCGAGGGGTTAAGGGTTAATACGTCTCTCATTCGACGACGAATCAAAGATAAAAACTTATGGATTGAAACGAGGCAAATTGGCAACCGAACGAAGACCGACGTAGCTATTCTTTATATGAAAGACATTGCCGATGAACAAGTCGTCAATGAAGTCCGATCTCGTTTAGAAAAAATTCAAATTGATAGTATTCTTGATAGTGGAAATATTGAAGAACTTATACAAGACAATACGTTCACCCCCTTTCCTACCGTTCACAATTCTGAAAGACCAGATGCGGTTGCTGCTGGAATTTTGGAAGGAAGGGTCGCGATTCTCGTTGACGGATCTCCGTATGGTCTAATCGTTCCTGCACTGTTCGCCCAATTTTTGCAGGCACCGGAAGATTATTACCAACGTTTTGATTTTGGGTTTATTCGCTTTCTCCGATATATAGGTATGCTTATTTCTCTATTAGCCCCATCCCTTTATATAGCAGTTACGACATTTCATCAAGAAATGTTAAAAACAACATTGTTAATTAGCATTGCCGCACAACGGGAGGGGATTCCATTTCCAGCCTTTGTTGAAGCGTTGATTATGGAAATAACTTTTGAATTGTTACGGGAAGCTGGTATTCGTATGCCGAGGGCAATTGGACCTGCCATTTCGATCGTTGGTGCGCTCGTTTTAGGTGAAGCAGCCGTTTCAGCGAGCCTTGTTTCTCCTGCGATGGTAATCGTTGTATCCATTACGGCCATTTCCGGTTTTACATTCCCTTCTTTTTCCATCGGGATTCCGTTCCGATTATTCCGTTTTGTATTAATGGCCCTTGCCGCTTCCTTCGGGCTTTTCGGGATTATTATTGGTCTGATAGCGATTATTATCCACTTATGTAGTCTCCAGTCTTTCGGTGTACCGTACATGTATCCTTTCGCTCCATTCAATTTCAATGATCAAAAGGATGTCATTTTTCGTGTACCGTTATGGATGATGAAAACACGTCCACAACCGATCGCAGGTGATTACTCCTTTCGTATGAACCAGTCGGATTCTTCCCAAAAAGATAGAAACAGACAATTGAAAAGGAGGAATTCACATGAGTCATCCGATTAA
- a CDS encoding VCBS repeat-containing protein, which produces MLMQSWQAPEIVSYASGDVTGDGICDGVSLFGVKTSNSPFTQHITLVVQDGKTGMITTVPLKSNSGYNPSLMLRDFTGNGIDDIMIGIATGGSGGIMIYYLYSFIGNRPQLLFDYEKFNRKFQYDVTYFDHYKVQLFSQRNKTTYLIDLSLRDSDYLAEIYDSKGKLKQPISGFVNPLSGLYPVDYNSDGVYELLAYQRIAGRFNADSLGFVLNTLSWNGNAFVLQNQNVAILGSKIEKNYKHGG; this is translated from the coding sequence ATGTTGATGCAAAGTTGGCAAGCACCTGAAATCGTATCATATGCTTCCGGGGATGTGACGGGAGATGGTATTTGTGATGGTGTGTCTCTTTTCGGCGTGAAGACGAGCAATAGCCCATTTACACAACATATTACACTCGTCGTTCAAGATGGAAAAACGGGAATGATCACAACTGTTCCGTTAAAAAGTAACTCGGGGTACAATCCAAGTTTAATGTTACGAGATTTTACAGGAAACGGCATTGACGATATAATGATCGGCATTGCGACGGGAGGGAGTGGAGGGATCATGATTTACTATTTGTATTCCTTCATCGGCAATCGTCCACAACTTCTATTCGATTATGAAAAGTTTAATCGGAAATTCCAATATGATGTGACGTATTTCGATCATTATAAAGTTCAACTGTTCAGTCAACGAAATAAAACGACGTATTTGATCGATCTCAGTTTGCGGGATTCGGATTATTTGGCCGAAATCTATGATTCAAAAGGAAAATTGAAACAACCAATTTCCGGCTTTGTCAATCCATTGAGTGGGCTTTATCCCGTCGACTATAATTCCGATGGTGTGTATGAATTATTAGCGTATCAACGGATTGCCGGAAGATTCAACGCTGACTCCCTCGGTTTTGTGTTAAATACGTTAAGCTGGAACGGCAATGCCTTCGTTTTACAAAATCAAAATGTAGCGATTTTAGGGTCGAAAATCGAAAAGAATTATAAACATGGAGGATAG